The following coding sequences lie in one Phalacrocorax carbo chromosome 3, bPhaCar2.1, whole genome shotgun sequence genomic window:
- the LOC135312770 gene encoding LOW QUALITY PROTEIN: syntabulin-like (The sequence of the model RefSeq protein was modified relative to this genomic sequence to represent the inferred CDS: inserted 1 base in 1 codon; deleted 1 base in 1 codon) — MQIWDFCRERLSRWAVGQGIKTNFSSSSNTGCTSVPEAHVSAAGSKRSFSHNCGLHGQNNGSLSNKSRPSPPASREKAPLSTLSKTQPSPANTRQNYGASLASRSNSGSNKGSDSSQVTRRSGKSISCGHNCSTKPENPERYLTPLQQKEVTIRHLKKKLKESECKVTEREREIEKLKAQVERMKEDWIEDECNHVEMELSLLEARREIKELKQGIESMKKSLAEKDKKFQKYFLDVSIEHKKLESLVSSMEMALKSSVRDEQRPEYTCDSEGKPLCTTMPDSPTTEDQALEELAGSGLFLHEDTANGTDLFEESLTTTTSELSDSAPSNSIVNQEMLENVLGEKLTFSQEEEEKVRNMMVEQTIQTDVVPYSLEGEQFIQNMFELRAQDACPLSPPSSLKELGQFXLESLSDSGIVVDLTPGEPNSTTLLSPVTPPCRKVEHGVNENHFVKELDFTEPHDDEVFGYVNTVSQTGIKKTYWSSRLASDLAVAAPVVPTIMRAFSTHGAGTDLIYSTGALFCSSVLVHRFALDYLICPINRFENMLLVSEWKR, encoded by the exons ggattaaaaccaattttagcTCTTCAAGCAACACAGGCTGTACCTCAGTGCCTGAAGCCCATGTGTCggctgctggaagcaaaaggtctttttctcacaa TTGTGGCCTTCATGGTCAGAATAATGGATCCTTATCCAACAAGTCCAGACCCAGCCCACCTGCTTCCCGTGAAAAGGCCCCTTTGTCAACACTGAGCAAAACCCAGCCGAGTCCTGCGAACACCCGTCAGAATTATGGGGCTTCTTTAGCCAGCAGAAGCAACTCAGGCTCAAACAAAGGAAGTGACAGCAGCCAAGTGACGAG gcgaTCAGGGAAATCTATTTCTTGTGGTCACAATTGCAGCACTAAGCCAGAAAATCCGGAGCGGTATTtgactcctctgcagcagaaagaagttacaatacggcatttgaaaaaaaagctgaaggaatccgagtgcaaagttacagaaag ggaaagagaaatcgaAAAGCTCAAAGCTCAGGTGGAACGTATGAAGGAAGACTGGATCGAAGACGAGTGTAATCATGTGGAGATGGAGCTGAGCCTCTTGGAAGCAAGGAGGGAAATTAAAGAACTCAAGCAAGGTATTGAGAGCATGAAGAAGAGCttggctgagaaagacaaaaaatttcagaaatacttcctaGATGTAAGCATTGAACACAAGAAACTGGAATCTTTGGTGTCGAGCATGGAGATGGCCCTGAAGAGCTCTGTGAGAGATGAGCAGCGCCCAGAGTACACATGTGACTCTGAGGGGAAGCCGTTGTGTACCACGATGCCAGacagccccaccacagaggaccaagctctggaggagctggcaggtagTGGGCTGTTTCTTCATGAGGACACAGCTAACGGgactgatttatttgaagagaGTTTGACCACCACAACCTCTGAGTTGAGTGATTCAGCTCCCTCCAATTCTATTGTGAATCAAGAGatgcttgaaaatgttctgggtgagaaactaactttttcccaggaggaggaggagaaagtcagaaacatGATGGTGGAGCAGACCATCCAGACTGATGTGGTGCCATATAGCCTAGAAGGGGAGCAGTTCATTCAAAACATGTTC GAGCTCAGAGCTCAAGATGCCTGTCCTCTAAGCCCGCCTTCTTCCCTGAAGGAATTGGGTCAAT CTCTTGAAAGCCTCAGTGATTCTGGTATCGTAGTGGACTTAACTCCAGGTGAGCCAAACTCTACCACCCTTTTGTCTCCTGTGACACCTCCATGCAGGAAGGTGGAGCACGGagttaatgaaaaccattttgtgaaagaactTGATTTTACAGAACCTCACGATGATGAAGTCTTTGGGTACGTCAATACTGTTTCTCAGACAGGAATAAAGAAGACATACTGGAGCAGCAGACTCGCCAGCGATCTGGCTGTAGCAGCCCCTGTTGTACCAACTATCATGCGGGCTTTCAGTACTCATGGAGCAGGAACAGATCTCATTTACAGTACTGGAGCgttgttttgcagttctgtcctAGTCCACCGTTTTGCTCTTGACTATTTGATTTGCCCTATAAATCGGTTTGAAAACATGTTACttgtttcagaatggaaaaggtaA